From one Nocardioides sp. Kera G14 genomic stretch:
- a CDS encoding ABC transporter permease yields MSTAMERPLPRVMYVVAPLVLGVLVVVIWQGFWSARNVPDFFMPSPAHIWTELREQHGLITSATVHTGWNALRGLVIGTLLALVAALVANALRFVREMLAPIVLAASVVPIAALAPVLNGLFNQRFNTGRVIVAAVAVGVPVYINVLRGLAQVKPVHRDLMHSYSVSALTRIRTVTLPTALPYLFTGLRIGSSLAVISALVAEYVGGPRQGLAAVITENAKNGQYALSWAGIVGSIALGLLFYLVTFAMERWFNRHTSA; encoded by the coding sequence ATGAGCACTGCCATGGAGCGCCCGCTGCCGCGGGTGATGTACGTCGTCGCCCCGCTGGTCCTCGGCGTCCTGGTCGTCGTGATCTGGCAGGGCTTCTGGTCCGCGCGGAACGTCCCCGACTTCTTCATGCCGTCGCCGGCGCACATCTGGACGGAGCTGCGCGAACAGCACGGCCTGATCACGTCGGCGACGGTGCACACCGGCTGGAACGCCCTGCGTGGCCTGGTGATCGGGACGCTGCTCGCGCTCGTCGCCGCGTTGGTGGCCAACGCGTTGCGGTTCGTCCGCGAGATGCTCGCGCCGATCGTGCTCGCCGCCTCCGTCGTGCCGATCGCCGCGCTGGCGCCGGTGCTCAACGGGCTGTTCAACCAGCGGTTCAACACGGGACGGGTCATCGTCGCTGCAGTGGCCGTCGGCGTACCGGTCTATATCAACGTGCTGCGCGGCCTCGCGCAGGTGAAGCCGGTCCACCGGGACCTGATGCACTCCTACTCCGTCTCCGCACTCACCCGGATCCGCACCGTCACGCTGCCGACCGCACTGCCGTACCTCTTCACGGGCCTGCGCATCGGCTCCTCGCTCGCCGTGATCTCCGCCCTCGTCGCCGAATACGTCGGCGGCCCCCGTCAGGGGCTTGCGGCCGTGATCACGGAGAACGCCAAGAACGGGCAGTACGCACTGTCCTGGGCCGGCATCGTCGGCTCGATCGCACTCGGGTTGCTCTTCTATCTCGTCACCTTCGCAATGGAGCGATGGTTCAACCGGCACACCAGTGCCTGA
- the alr gene encoding alanine racemase, whose product MTSAEIVVDLGAIRHNVRTLLAHTETSVMAVVKADGYGHGMVEVARAAREAGASWLGVATLPEAVALRDAGDEGRLLCWLSTPSDSFDEVLARDVDVSAYDIPTLERIQAAAERTGTTPRLHLKVDTGLSRGGAMPADWHALFTRVKAGHDAGMWRFTGIFSHFATSEEPDNPSNDAQEKVFREALDLLAEVGLQPEVRHLANSAAAVTRPSARFDLVRCGIATYGLDPAPGVDHGLDLRPALSLQAELAMVKELEAGAAVSYGGRWVAPHATVVGLVPAGYAEGIPRASAGSAEVLVAGARRPMRGSVCMDQFVVELGVECRDLKPGEPVLLLGPGTQGEPTAQDWADASGTIHYEIVTRLGGRLTRRYVDSNTDSGTGTGEN is encoded by the coding sequence ATGACCAGCGCAGAGATCGTCGTCGACCTCGGCGCGATCCGGCACAACGTCCGCACCCTCCTGGCCCACACGGAGACGTCGGTCATGGCGGTGGTCAAGGCCGACGGCTACGGGCACGGCATGGTCGAGGTCGCCCGCGCGGCCCGCGAGGCCGGCGCCTCCTGGCTCGGCGTCGCGACCCTCCCCGAGGCAGTCGCTCTGCGCGATGCCGGTGATGAGGGTCGCCTGCTCTGCTGGCTCTCGACCCCGAGCGACAGCTTCGACGAGGTGCTCGCGCGTGACGTCGACGTCAGCGCCTACGACATCCCGACACTCGAGCGGATCCAGGCAGCGGCAGAGCGCACCGGCACGACGCCGCGCCTCCACCTGAAGGTCGACACCGGTCTCTCCCGCGGCGGCGCGATGCCCGCCGACTGGCACGCCCTCTTCACCCGCGTCAAGGCCGGTCACGACGCCGGCATGTGGCGCTTCACCGGCATCTTCAGCCACTTCGCCACGAGCGAGGAGCCCGACAACCCCAGCAACGACGCCCAGGAGAAGGTCTTCCGCGAGGCGCTCGACCTGCTCGCCGAGGTCGGCCTCCAGCCCGAGGTGCGTCACCTCGCCAACTCCGCGGCCGCCGTCACCCGGCCCAGTGCGCGGTTCGACCTCGTCCGATGCGGCATCGCGACGTACGGCCTCGACCCCGCACCCGGTGTCGACCACGGCCTCGACCTCCGCCCCGCGCTCTCGCTGCAGGCGGAGCTGGCGATGGTGAAGGAGCTCGAGGCAGGAGCCGCGGTGTCGTACGGCGGCCGGTGGGTCGCTCCGCATGCGACGGTCGTGGGCCTCGTCCCTGCCGGCTACGCCGAGGGAATCCCGCGGGCCAGCGCAGGCAGTGCCGAAGTCCTTGTCGCCGGTGCCCGGAGGCCGATGAGGGGGAGTGTGTGCATGGACCAGTTTGTGGTCGAGCTGGGTGTGGAATGCCGGGATCTGAAACCGGGCGAGCCGGTGCTGCTCCTGGGCCCGGGGACGCAGGGGGAGCCGACGGCGCAGGACTGGGCGGACGCCTCAGGGACGATCCACTACGAGATCGTCACCCGGCTGGGTGGCAGACTGACTCGGCGTTACGTGGACAGCAACACCGACAGCGGCACTGGCACGGGGGAGAACTGA
- a CDS encoding ABC transporter ATP-binding protein: protein MIRIEPAVHVVGASRVFASKSGSVVALSDVDLEIAPGEFVSLIGPSGCGKSTLLRLIADLDSPSSGDVTVFGKSARLARLDHDYGIAFQQAGLLPWRTVADNVGLPLEVHKVPAATRRSRVAELLEMVGLTDFAKSFPDQLSGGMQQRVAIARALAESPKLLLMDEPFGALDEITRERMQSELIRIASETGAAVVFVTHSIPEAVFLSHRVVVMSPRPGRIVDIVSTGPGAGVPRDESFRDAAEFTAGISSVRHLLHGGAAAPVGVEDR from the coding sequence ATGATCCGTATCGAGCCTGCCGTCCATGTCGTCGGCGCCAGCCGTGTCTTCGCGAGCAAGTCCGGGTCGGTCGTCGCTCTCTCGGACGTGGACCTCGAGATCGCTCCGGGGGAGTTCGTCTCGCTCATCGGCCCCTCGGGATGCGGGAAGTCGACGCTGTTGCGACTGATCGCCGACCTCGACTCTCCGTCGTCCGGTGACGTGACGGTCTTCGGCAAGTCTGCTCGTCTCGCCAGACTCGACCACGACTACGGCATCGCCTTCCAGCAGGCGGGCCTGCTGCCGTGGCGCACCGTCGCCGACAACGTCGGTCTGCCGCTGGAGGTGCACAAGGTCCCCGCGGCCACGCGTCGGTCACGGGTCGCCGAACTGCTCGAGATGGTCGGCCTCACCGACTTCGCGAAGTCCTTCCCCGACCAGCTCTCGGGCGGCATGCAGCAGCGTGTCGCCATCGCCAGGGCGCTGGCCGAGTCGCCCAAGCTGCTGCTGATGGACGAGCCCTTCGGCGCGCTCGACGAGATCACCCGCGAGCGGATGCAGTCCGAGCTGATCCGGATCGCCTCGGAGACCGGTGCTGCCGTCGTCTTCGTGACCCACTCGATCCCGGAGGCCGTCTTCCTCTCGCACCGGGTGGTCGTGATGTCGCCGCGTCCCGGTCGGATCGTCGACATCGTCTCCACGGGTCCCGGTGCGGGCGTGCCCCGCGACGAGTCCTTCCGCGATGCGGCCGAGTTCACCGCCGGCATCTCCTCGGTCCGGCACCTGCTCCACGGCGGAGCCGCTGCTCCCGTCGGTGTGGAGGACAGATGA
- a CDS encoding ABC transporter permease encodes MSFVWVRTRAVAFALLGILAFVGVWEGYKAIGPEEGAKVGDSGVIVLPRTQDKFMPHVSTMVQTLSKPVNRLIPDVTYGGEVVKASLFTLKLSAIGWLIGVVIGFLLAIIMSRSRLAEAALSPWVIISQTIPLVAIAPVTLSWGKYLKTGSWAWGAEQTMIVIAAYLAFFPVAVGALRGLRSTESSQLELMHVYGVGWLRTLVKLQLPASVPYLLPALRLAASSAVVGAIISEMSTGQGQGIGRLISYYSQNVTDVSAGKPWTAVFGAVAVGLVAVGLTSLLGLLLKRYRRGETA; translated from the coding sequence ATGAGTTTCGTCTGGGTGCGTACGCGCGCCGTCGCGTTCGCGCTCCTCGGGATCCTCGCGTTCGTGGGGGTCTGGGAGGGCTACAAGGCGATCGGTCCGGAGGAGGGCGCCAAGGTCGGCGACTCCGGTGTGATCGTGCTGCCGCGGACGCAGGACAAGTTCATGCCGCACGTCTCCACGATGGTGCAGACGCTGTCGAAGCCGGTGAACCGCCTGATCCCGGATGTCACCTACGGCGGCGAGGTCGTCAAGGCGTCGCTCTTCACGCTGAAGCTGTCGGCGATCGGATGGCTGATCGGCGTGGTCATCGGGTTCCTGCTGGCGATCATCATGAGCCGGAGCCGGCTGGCCGAGGCGGCGCTCTCGCCCTGGGTGATCATCAGCCAGACCATCCCGCTGGTCGCGATCGCACCGGTCACGCTCTCGTGGGGGAAGTACCTCAAGACCGGTAGCTGGGCCTGGGGCGCGGAGCAGACGATGATCGTGATCGCCGCCTACCTCGCCTTCTTCCCGGTCGCGGTCGGCGCCTTGCGCGGCCTTCGCTCCACGGAGTCGAGTCAGCTCGAGCTCATGCACGTGTACGGCGTCGGCTGGCTGCGCACGCTCGTGAAGCTGCAGCTGCCGGCGAGTGTGCCGTACCTCCTTCCTGCGTTGCGTCTTGCGGCCTCGAGCGCCGTCGTCGGCGCGATCATCTCCGAGATGTCGACCGGCCAGGGCCAGGGCATCGGCCGGCTCATCTCCTACTACTCGCAGAACGTCACCGACGTCAGCGCCGGCAAGCCGTGGACGGCTGTCTTCGGTGCGGTCGCCGTCGGCCTCGTCGCCGTGGGGCTCACGAGCCTCCTCGGCCTGTTGTTGAAGCGCTATCGCAGGGGTGAAACCGCATGA
- a CDS encoding aspartate aminotransferase family protein encodes MTNAETLALDPAYVFHSWSAQGALKPLVVSGGQGSHVWDDEGRKLLDFSSQLVNVNIGFGHPAVVAAIQEQAAALATVAPATANHQRGLAAQKILSRAPSGFAKVFFTNGGADANENAIRMARQFTGRNKVLSTYRSYHGNTGSAIVATGDWRRPAGNEFARDHVHFFGPYLYRSEFWATTPEEESARALQHLRRVIESEGPATIAALLIESIPGTAGILMPPPGYLAGVRALCDEFGIILITDEVMAGFGRTGEWLALDAFGYTPDLITFAKGVNSGYVPVGGVMISAPISEFFDERVFPGGLTYSGHPLAMASIIAALDAMATEGIVANAKRIGSDVIAPALEKMAATYDVVGEVRGTGVFHAIELVADRSTRAPLPAADMAGLKGKLLERGLLPFIQDNRIHVVPPCVVTDEEAHEGLAIIDDVLSTL; translated from the coding sequence ATGACCAACGCTGAGACCCTGGCCCTCGACCCTGCCTACGTCTTCCACTCCTGGTCCGCGCAGGGGGCTCTCAAGCCCTTGGTGGTGTCGGGCGGCCAGGGCTCTCACGTCTGGGACGACGAGGGGCGCAAGCTCCTCGACTTCTCCTCCCAGCTGGTCAACGTCAACATCGGCTTCGGCCACCCTGCGGTGGTCGCCGCCATCCAGGAGCAGGCGGCCGCGTTGGCCACCGTCGCTCCGGCGACGGCCAACCACCAGCGCGGTCTCGCCGCGCAGAAGATCCTCTCGCGTGCACCGTCCGGGTTCGCGAAGGTCTTCTTCACCAACGGCGGCGCGGACGCCAACGAGAACGCCATCCGGATGGCTCGCCAGTTCACCGGCCGCAACAAGGTGCTCTCGACCTACCGCTCGTACCACGGCAACACCGGCTCCGCGATCGTCGCGACGGGTGACTGGCGTCGCCCGGCGGGCAACGAGTTCGCCCGTGACCACGTGCACTTCTTCGGCCCGTACCTCTACCGGTCGGAGTTCTGGGCCACCACGCCGGAGGAGGAGTCGGCCCGCGCGCTGCAGCACCTGCGCCGCGTGATCGAGTCTGAGGGCCCGGCCACGATCGCCGCGCTCCTCATCGAGTCGATCCCCGGCACCGCCGGCATCCTGATGCCGCCGCCGGGCTACCTCGCGGGCGTCCGCGCGCTCTGTGACGAGTTCGGGATCATCCTGATCACCGACGAGGTCATGGCGGGCTTCGGTCGCACGGGCGAGTGGCTGGCGCTGGACGCCTTCGGCTACACGCCCGACCTGATCACCTTCGCCAAGGGTGTGAACTCCGGCTACGTGCCGGTCGGCGGCGTGATGATCTCGGCCCCGATCTCGGAGTTCTTCGACGAGCGGGTCTTCCCGGGTGGGCTCACCTATTCCGGGCACCCGCTGGCGATGGCCTCGATCATCGCGGCGCTCGACGCCATGGCGACCGAGGGCATCGTCGCAAACGCCAAGCGGATCGGCTCCGACGTCATCGCGCCGGCGCTGGAGAAGATGGCGGCGACGTACGACGTCGTGGGGGAGGTCCGCGGCACCGGCGTCTTCCACGCCATCGAGCTCGTGGCCGACCGCTCGACCCGCGCGCCTCTGCCCGCCGCCGACATGGCTGGGCTCAAGGGGAAGCTCCTCGAGCGTGGCCTGCTGCCCTTCATCCAGGACAACCGCATCCACGTCGTCCCGCCCTGCGTCGTCACCGACGAGGAGGCCCACGAGGGCCTCGCGATCATCGACGACGTCCTCTCGACCCTCTGA
- a CDS encoding NAD(P)H-hydrate dehydratase, with amino-acid sequence MRFAHTVEQVRAAEAAHPDFVTGGLMQRAAHGLASAVMDFVGGVYGRRVVLLVGSGDNGGDALYAGAVLARRGASVEAWLLGSGAHRAGLTALRAAGGRVAEPRPLRAGSVDVVIDGIVGIGGRAGLPAHVAEAVIPINPSIPIVAVDVPSGVGVDTGELSGMAIRADLTVTFGTHKVAHLADPAAANCGVVELVDLGLTLPSAEVEALQAVDVVKLLRAPSDNAQKYTRGVVGVRAGSETYPGAALLAVAGADTGLAGMVRYVGSAAETVKEHHPEVVGAGRVQAWVVGPGGGDEAAAHLKAAVADGVPTVVDADALPHVRKPPTQRQESPDSAGGKHGFVLTPHAGELAQMLGAERAEIEARPLHFARQAAAAYDAVVLLKGRRTIVARPDGRVRINTTGTPWLATAGAGDVLAGLVGSLLASGLTPFDAAGVGAWLHGAAATSASSGGPLTATRVAEAIPGVVGELLS; translated from the coding sequence GTGAGATTCGCGCACACCGTGGAGCAGGTCCGGGCTGCTGAGGCTGCGCATCCGGACTTCGTAACGGGCGGGCTGATGCAGCGGGCGGCGCACGGGCTGGCCTCCGCTGTCATGGACTTCGTCGGCGGTGTCTACGGTCGCCGGGTCGTGCTGCTGGTCGGGTCCGGGGACAACGGTGGCGATGCCTTGTACGCCGGCGCGGTGCTCGCCCGACGAGGCGCCTCCGTCGAGGCGTGGTTGCTCGGCTCTGGCGCACACCGTGCGGGCTTGACGGCCCTGCGCGCAGCGGGTGGGCGCGTCGCCGAGCCACGTCCGCTGCGGGCGGGATCGGTGGATGTCGTCATCGACGGGATCGTGGGGATCGGTGGGCGGGCGGGCCTGCCGGCCCATGTGGCCGAGGCGGTCATCCCGATCAACCCGTCGATCCCGATCGTCGCGGTCGACGTGCCGAGCGGGGTGGGCGTCGACACCGGGGAGCTCTCGGGGATGGCGATCCGAGCAGATCTCACCGTGACGTTCGGGACGCACAAGGTCGCACACCTCGCCGACCCGGCCGCGGCGAACTGCGGAGTCGTCGAGCTGGTCGACCTCGGCCTCACCCTCCCCAGTGCAGAGGTCGAAGCCCTCCAGGCCGTTGACGTCGTGAAGCTCCTCCGCGCCCCGAGCGACAACGCCCAGAAGTACACCCGGGGCGTCGTCGGAGTCCGCGCCGGTTCCGAGACCTATCCCGGTGCGGCGCTCCTCGCGGTTGCCGGCGCCGACACCGGGCTGGCCGGCATGGTCCGCTACGTCGGCTCCGCCGCCGAGACGGTCAAAGAGCACCACCCCGAGGTCGTCGGTGCCGGCCGGGTGCAGGCTTGGGTCGTCGGACCTGGTGGAGGCGACGAGGCCGCAGCCCATTTGAAGGCCGCGGTCGCCGACGGCGTACCGACTGTCGTCGACGCCGACGCCCTGCCGCATGTCAGGAAACCCCCGACTCAGAGGCAGGAAAGCCCGGATTCGGCGGGAGGAAAGCACGGGTTCGTGCTGACGCCGCATGCGGGCGAGCTGGCACAGATGCTGGGGGCGGAGCGCGCAGAGATCGAGGCCCGACCGCTCCACTTCGCCCGGCAGGCGGCGGCGGCGTACGACGCCGTGGTGCTGCTCAAGGGCAGGCGCACGATCGTCGCCCGACCCGACGGACGGGTCCGGATCAACACGACCGGCACACCCTGGCTCGCCACGGCAGGAGCCGGCGACGTCCTCGCCGGACTCGTCGGAAGCCTGCTCGCGAGCGGCCTCACACCCTTCGATGCCGCGGGCGTGGGGGCATGGCTCCACGGCGCCGCGGCCACGAGCGCCAGCAGCGGCGGACCTCTCACCGCCACGAGGGTCGCGGAGGCGATTCCGGGCGTGGTGGGAGAATTGCTCTCATGA
- a CDS encoding CoA-acylating methylmalonate-semialdehyde dehydrogenase: MSLPTVDHYVGGQFIPGTGTRTGDVYDPALGQVTKQVRFATAADVDAAVETAKKAFADWSQASVTKRTQVLFAFRELLNARKDELAQILTSEHGKVLSDAAGEIARGLEVVEFACGIAHLQKGAMSDQVSTGVDVYSVRQPLGVVGIISPFNFPAMVPMWFFPLAIATGNTVVVKPSEKDPSASNWIAGLWEEAGLPAGVYNVIHGDKEAVDALLVNPDVASISFVGSTPIAQYVYETGTKHGKRVQALGGAKNHMLVLPDADLDLVADSAINAGFGSAGERCMAISVIVAVDAVADPLIEKIKARMAALTVGDGRRGCDMGPLISQQHRDKVASYIDLAIVDGADVLVDGRGGSVDGDEGGFWLNPTLIDRVPTTSKVYTEEIFGPVLSVVRVSGYEEGLELINSGAFGNGTAIFTNDGGAARRFQREVEVGMVGINVPIPVPVAYHSFGGWKSSLFGDTKAYGTHGIDFFTREKAITQRWLDPSHGGINLGFPQNT; the protein is encoded by the coding sequence ATGTCCCTCCCCACCGTCGACCACTACGTGGGCGGCCAGTTCATCCCCGGCACCGGCACCCGGACGGGCGACGTGTACGACCCCGCGCTCGGCCAGGTGACGAAGCAGGTCCGCTTCGCCACGGCCGCTGACGTGGACGCGGCCGTCGAGACCGCCAAGAAGGCCTTCGCGGACTGGTCGCAGGCTTCGGTCACCAAGCGCACGCAGGTGCTCTTCGCGTTCCGTGAGCTGCTCAACGCCCGCAAGGACGAGCTCGCGCAGATCCTCACCTCCGAGCACGGCAAGGTCCTCTCGGACGCGGCCGGCGAGATCGCCCGCGGCCTCGAGGTCGTGGAGTTCGCCTGCGGCATCGCGCACCTGCAGAAGGGCGCGATGTCAGACCAGGTCTCCACCGGTGTCGACGTCTACTCGGTCCGCCAGCCGCTCGGGGTCGTGGGCATCATCAGCCCCTTCAACTTCCCGGCGATGGTCCCGATGTGGTTCTTCCCCCTCGCCATCGCGACCGGCAACACGGTCGTCGTGAAGCCGTCGGAGAAGGACCCGTCGGCCTCCAACTGGATCGCCGGCCTCTGGGAGGAGGCCGGCCTGCCGGCGGGTGTCTACAACGTCATCCACGGTGACAAGGAGGCCGTCGACGCACTCCTCGTGAACCCGGATGTCGCCTCGATCTCCTTCGTCGGCTCCACGCCGATCGCGCAGTACGTCTACGAGACCGGCACCAAGCACGGCAAGCGCGTGCAGGCCCTCGGCGGCGCCAAGAACCACATGCTCGTCCTGCCCGACGCCGACCTCGACCTCGTCGCCGACTCGGCGATCAACGCCGGCTTCGGCTCCGCCGGTGAGCGCTGCATGGCGATCTCGGTCATCGTCGCGGTCGACGCGGTCGCGGACCCGCTGATCGAGAAGATCAAGGCCCGCATGGCTGCTCTCACCGTGGGTGACGGCCGCCGCGGTTGCGACATGGGCCCGCTGATCAGCCAGCAGCACCGCGACAAGGTCGCCTCCTACATCGACCTCGCGATCGTCGACGGGGCCGACGTGCTGGTGGACGGCCGCGGCGGCTCGGTCGACGGTGACGAGGGTGGCTTCTGGCTCAACCCCACGTTGATCGACCGCGTGCCGACGACCTCGAAGGTCTACACCGAGGAGATCTTCGGCCCGGTGCTGTCGGTCGTCCGCGTGTCCGGCTACGAGGAGGGCCTCGAGCTGATCAACTCCGGCGCCTTCGGCAACGGCACCGCGATCTTCACCAACGACGGCGGCGCCGCCCGCCGCTTCCAGCGCGAGGTGGAGGTCGGCATGGTCGGCATCAACGTCCCCATCCCCGTCCCGGTCGCCTACCACTCCTTCGGTGGCTGGAAGTCCTCGCTCTTCGGCGACACCAAGGCCTACGGCACCCACGGCATCGACTTCTTCACCCGCGAGAAGGCCATCACCCAGCGCTGGCTCGACCCGAGCCACGGGGGGATCAATCTCGGCTTCCCCCAGAACACCTGA
- a CDS encoding alpha/beta fold hydrolase, with protein MGVTARIAGAVGAAAGLAAAGGAVRVAQRRRTISRRAGEAAPFGSLHSPARTVVADDGVPLHVEVDEADSDLTIVFVHGYALNLDCWHFQRAAYRGLVRTVFYDQRSHGRSGRGEIKEGTIDQLGRDLKSVIDAVVPDGPVVVVGHSMGGMTIVALAEQLPELIGTKVTGAALISTTAGGLDPSRLFFPMVPSRLSSSFTGGAIRTLARGHRMVDGVRRLGRGIATVATDTFAFGDEVPASYVEFVDDMLSATPFQVVAEFFPGFRELDKFDYVANLSGVPTTVICGTVDRLTSIGHSRKLHSRIPGSTLVECQGAGHMVILERHGQVNAALDQLLSSARGRAHR; from the coding sequence ATGGGCGTGACCGCACGCATCGCCGGCGCCGTGGGCGCCGCCGCCGGCCTGGCCGCGGCCGGCGGGGCCGTCCGCGTCGCCCAGCGCCGGCGCACCATCTCGCGCCGTGCCGGCGAGGCAGCTCCCTTCGGTTCGCTGCATTCGCCGGCCCGGACCGTCGTCGCCGACGACGGGGTGCCGCTCCACGTCGAGGTCGACGAGGCCGACTCGGATCTGACGATCGTCTTCGTCCACGGCTACGCCCTCAATCTGGACTGCTGGCACTTCCAGCGCGCGGCCTACCGCGGTCTGGTCCGCACGGTCTTCTACGACCAGCGCTCCCACGGCCGCAGCGGCCGCGGCGAGATCAAGGAGGGGACGATCGACCAGCTCGGCCGCGACCTCAAGTCGGTGATCGATGCCGTCGTCCCGGACGGTCCGGTCGTGGTCGTGGGCCATTCGATGGGTGGCATGACGATCGTGGCGCTGGCCGAGCAGCTCCCCGAGCTGATCGGCACGAAGGTCACCGGTGCCGCCCTGATCTCCACGACCGCCGGCGGGCTCGACCCGTCACGTCTCTTCTTCCCGATGGTGCCGTCGCGGCTCAGCTCGAGCTTCACCGGTGGCGCGATCAGGACTCTCGCGCGCGGTCACCGGATGGTCGACGGCGTACGCCGCCTCGGCCGCGGGATCGCCACGGTCGCCACCGACACGTTCGCCTTCGGCGACGAGGTGCCGGCCTCCTACGTCGAGTTCGTCGACGACATGCTCTCGGCGACACCGTTCCAGGTCGTCGCGGAGTTCTTCCCCGGCTTCCGCGAGCTCGACAAGTTCGACTACGTCGCCAACCTCTCCGGCGTGCCGACGACGGTCATCTGCGGCACCGTCGACAGGCTCACCTCCATCGGGCACAGCCGCAAGCTGCACTCGCGCATCCCCGGCTCGACGCTCGTCGAGTGCCAGGGCGCCGGCCACATGGTCATCCTCGAGCGCCACGGCCAGGTCAACGCCGCCCTCGACCAGCTGCTGTCGTCGGCACGGGGTCGCGCGCACCGATGA
- a CDS encoding ABC transporter substrate-binding protein has protein sequence MKSTITKALAGAAAAALAAVTLSACGSSDSDADAKSSDTAAACSTMTPVKLQLQWNNQAQFAGYYAAADKGYYKDACLDVTLLEGGSDVVPQKVLSDGGADFAVSWAPKVLGDIEGGLNMVNVAQIFQRSAPLIVSLKEKGITTPADLKGKKWVNWGYGNQWELLAMLQGAGGLAPKDTAYEAEGDTAANLFDDGYDAVTAMTYNELAELLETKNPKTGKLYTEDDFNILDPNKYDASMLEDDIWAMGDKLSDPAFAKTTQAFITASLKGWIYVRDNPTDGAAMAAKYGSQHPATHELWMMNEINKLIWPAPAGIGTVDPAAWKRTVDESMKVIDPASGKPLITKATPDSVINQTFVTKALSDLKAEGLDVTGESFTPEDVTLTEGGE, from the coding sequence ATGAAGTCCACGATCACCAAGGCGCTGGCGGGAGCTGCCGCGGCGGCACTGGCTGCGGTCACTCTGAGCGCCTGCGGCAGCTCGGACTCGGACGCCGACGCGAAGTCCTCCGACACCGCCGCGGCGTGCTCCACCATGACCCCGGTCAAGCTCCAGCTGCAGTGGAACAACCAGGCCCAGTTCGCCGGCTACTACGCCGCCGCGGACAAGGGCTACTACAAGGACGCCTGCCTGGACGTCACCCTCCTCGAGGGCGGCTCCGATGTCGTCCCGCAGAAGGTGCTCTCCGACGGTGGCGCCGACTTCGCCGTCTCGTGGGCGCCCAAGGTCCTCGGCGACATCGAGGGCGGCCTCAACATGGTCAACGTCGCGCAGATCTTCCAGCGCAGCGCGCCCCTGATCGTCTCGCTCAAGGAGAAGGGCATCACCACGCCCGCCGACCTCAAGGGCAAGAAGTGGGTCAACTGGGGCTACGGCAACCAGTGGGAGCTGCTTGCGATGCTGCAGGGGGCTGGCGGCCTCGCTCCGAAGGACACCGCCTACGAGGCCGAAGGAGACACCGCGGCGAACCTCTTCGACGACGGCTACGACGCCGTCACCGCGATGACCTACAACGAGCTCGCTGAGCTGCTCGAGACGAAGAACCCGAAGACCGGCAAGCTCTACACCGAGGACGACTTCAACATCCTCGACCCGAACAAGTACGACGCGAGCATGCTCGAGGACGACATCTGGGCGATGGGCGACAAGCTCTCCGACCCCGCCTTCGCGAAGACGACGCAGGCCTTCATCACGGCAAGCCTCAAGGGCTGGATCTACGTCCGGGACAACCCGACCGACGGCGCGGCCATGGCCGCGAAGTACGGCTCGCAGCACCCGGCCACCCACGAGCTCTGGATGATGAACGAGATCAACAAGCTGATCTGGCCCGCTCCGGCCGGCATCGGCACCGTCGACCCGGCCGCCTGGAAGCGCACCGTCGACGAGTCCATGAAGGTCATCGACCCCGCCTCGGGCAAGCCGCTGATCACGAAGGCGACCCCTGACTCGGTCATCAACCAGACGTTCGTGACCAAGGCCCTGAGCGACCTCAAGGCCGAGGGACTCGACGTCACCGGTGAGAGCTTCACGCCGGAGGACGTCACCCTGACCGAGGGTGGAGAATGA